A single genomic interval of Planktothrix sp. FACHB-1365 harbors:
- a CDS encoding DNA recombination-mediator protein A, with translation MNQAINLPKVDDFLEELAAIQQTGSKRIALLGSRHIPLTHQNLIEMMSYALVLEGNHLITSGSTGTNSAAIKGAMRADPNLLTVILPQSMKRQPRESRKQLEQVIHVVENPKGDDLSLAEASALCNQEIISRCQQLICFAYHESVTLLNTCEEAENQRKIVTLFYLD, from the coding sequence TTGAACCAAGCTATCAATCTGCCGAAAGTAGATGACTTTTTAGAAGAATTGGCAGCCATTCAACAAACTGGCTCCAAGCGCATTGCTTTGTTGGGTTCCCGTCATATTCCCCTAACCCATCAGAACCTAATCGAGATGATGAGTTATGCCTTAGTTTTAGAAGGCAATCATTTGATTACATCCGGTTCAACGGGGACGAACTCGGCCGCTATAAAAGGAGCAATGCGGGCTGACCCTAATTTGTTAACGGTGATTTTGCCGCAAAGCATGAAGCGTCAGCCGAGAGAATCTCGTAAACAGCTAGAACAGGTCATTCATGTTGTGGAAAATCCCAAGGGGGATGATTTATCCTTAGCTGAAGCCAGTGCACTGTGTAACCAAGAAATTATTTCTCGGTGTCAACAGTTAATTTGCTTTGCCTATCATGAAAGTGTTACCCTCCTGAACACCTGTGAAGAAGCGGAGAATCAGCGCAAAATTGTGACGCTGTTTTATTTGGATTAA
- a CDS encoding YajQ family cyclic di-GMP-binding protein, protein MASTYSFDVVSDFDRQELVNAVDQTEREIKSRYDLKDTKTTIELGETALIINTDSEFTLDAIHTILQTKSAKRNLSLKIFDFGKVESASGNRVRQEIKLRKGLTSEVAKQITKLIKDEFKKIQASIQGDSVRVTAKSKDDLQLVIQRLKQEDYPAALQFTNYR, encoded by the coding sequence ATGGCTTCTACTTATTCATTTGATGTTGTCAGTGATTTTGATCGTCAGGAATTAGTGAATGCGGTTGATCAAACAGAACGGGAAATTAAAAGCCGTTATGATTTGAAAGATACTAAGACCACGATAGAATTAGGGGAAACAGCCCTTATTATTAATACTGATAGTGAGTTTACCCTAGATGCTATTCATACGATTTTACAAACAAAATCTGCCAAGCGGAATCTATCTTTAAAAATTTTTGATTTTGGAAAAGTAGAATCCGCTAGTGGGAATCGAGTTAGACAGGAAATTAAACTCAGAAAAGGTTTAACTTCAGAGGTAGCTAAACAAATCACGAAGTTAATTAAAGATGAGTTTAAGAAAATTCAAGCTTCGATTCAAGGGGATTCTGTTCGAGTGACGGCTAAATCTAAAGATGATTTACAATTGGTGATTCAACGCCTCAAACAAGAAGATTATCCGGCTGCTTTACAGTTTACTAATTATCGATAA